The genomic interval ATCGCTCTTTTTCATCACCCCGTCTTCGCACACGACCAGCGAGGCCACGGTCTCGCTCCCCTGGAGCGTGGAGATGTCGAAGGCTTCGATCCGACGGGGCAGTTGCGGGAGATCGAGGGCTTCGGCCAGAGCGGCGAGCACCGTCTTCATCGAGGGCGCACCGACGCGGAATCGCTGCTCGAAAGCCAGACGCGCGTTGCGCATCACCAGGTCCAGCAGTTCCCGCTTCAGGCCACGTCGAGGATCCCTCAGGTGCACGCGCCGCCCCCGCTTCTCGCTCAGCCACGATTCAATCAGCCGCCGATCCTCCAATGCCACCGGCAGGTGAATCTCCGCCGGGACGTACTCGGCTCCCGCGTAGTACTGCGTCAGTACATCAGACAAGAAGGCCTCGGGTCGGAATGCCTCCACTCCCTCCCAGAAGAAATCGCGCTTGCCAATGACCTTCCCCTCCCGCAAGGTAAAGAGCGAGAGCGCCACACGTGATCCATCCGTGTAGTACCCGAAGACGTCAATATCAATGTCACAGGCAAGGGCCATCTTTTGATCCTGGCGCACCTGCTCGACCACGCGCAGGAGGTCGCGATACCGAGCCGCCGCCTCAAACCGCAATTGCTCGGCGGCCTGCTCCATCCGCTGGCGCAAACTTTCCACCAGAGCCTCGTCCTTCCCTTCGAGAAAGAGCTTCACGTCACGCACCGCTTCCTCATACTGTTCGAGACTGAACAGACCATGCACGCAGGGGCCCAGGCATCGCTTGATGTGATATTGAAGACATGGCCGCCCCCGCCGCTGGTAAAGCTCGAAGACCTCGTTCGAGCACGGCCGGAGATGGAATTCCCGATGGATGAGTTCCAGCAGCTTGTCGGCAAGCGAAGCCGGCAGGTAAGGACCGAAGTAGAGGGCTCCATCTCGCTCGACACGCCGAACCTTGACCACCCGGGGATAGGGCTCGTTCACCGTCAGCTTCAGATGAGGATAGTACTTGTCATCCTTGAGCAGAATGTTGAACCGGGGTTGATAGCGCTTGATCAGATGGCTCTCCAGAATGAGAGCTTCGACCTCCGTATCGGTCACGATGTACTCCAGGTCGGCAATCTGAGCGATCAGTTCGGACGTTTTTATGTCCTGGGGGCGCGACGGCTGAAAGTATTGGCGCACGCGATGACGCAGGTTCTTGGCCTTCCCCACATAGATGACGTTTCCGGCCCCATCCCGGTAGAGATAACATCCGGGCGATGTCGGGAGATGTCGAATCTTTTCACTGAGCGTCATAGCCCGACCCTCTCCAGCACCTTCTCCGTCGCATAATAAAGGGCCACCCCACCGAAGACGACCAGAGACATGAACCCGCGCTCGGCTTTGTTGATCTCCGGGATGAGGTCGGACGTCGCCACGTAAAGCGTCACACCGGCTGAGAGGGGAAGCGCATAGACGACCGATTCTCTGGCGGCGGCCACAGCCGCCACACCGGCCAGCGTCGCCAGCGCCACGACAGTCGTCGCCGAACGGGCCACTTGCGGCGACCGACCCGACGCCAGAACAATTGAGGCCACGGTGAATCCCTCGGGGATTTTATGAAGCACAATAGCGATGAACACAATGAGTCCCAGCCGGGGATCAACCGTTGTGCTCGATGCAATGGCGACCCCATCAAAGAAGGTATGCATCGCCAGGCCTCCTACGGCCGCCACCATCGCCGGTGTTGCAAGCACGGCTTCTCCATGTGTTTCTTCTCCGAAATGGAAATGGGGAGCAACCGTGTGCTCGAAAAATTGAATGAGCAGGTAGCCGCCGAGGACAAGCAGTAAGGGAATTTCCATCTGCTCGTGCCATCGCGGCAAACGCAGACTGGCGGGAATAACCTTGAGGAAAACGGCTGCCAGCAAAAATCCCGCACCGAGAGCCAGCAGGTATGTCAACGGCGTCCGGCTCACCTTGTTTCCGGGTGAGGTGATCCACAACCCGCCCAGGATATTGGCCAGGGCCGCCAGCAGGCCATAAAGCACGGT from Blastocatellia bacterium carries:
- the uvrC gene encoding excinuclease ABC subunit UvrC, whose amino-acid sequence is MTLSEKIRHLPTSPGCYLYRDGAGNVIYVGKAKNLRHRVRQYFQPSRPQDIKTSELIAQIADLEYIVTDTEVEALILESHLIKRYQPRFNILLKDDKYYPHLKLTVNEPYPRVVKVRRVERDGALYFGPYLPASLADKLLELIHREFHLRPCSNEVFELYQRRGRPCLQYHIKRCLGPCVHGLFSLEQYEEAVRDVKLFLEGKDEALVESLRQRMEQAAEQLRFEAAARYRDLLRVVEQVRQDQKMALACDIDIDVFGYYTDGSRVALSLFTLREGKVIGKRDFFWEGVEAFRPEAFLSDVLTQYYAGAEYVPAEIHLPVALEDRRLIESWLSEKRGRRVHLRDPRRGLKRELLDLVMRNARLAFEQRFRVGAPSMKTVLAALAEALDLPQLPRRIEAFDISTLQGSETVASLVVCEDGVMKKSDYRHFIIKTASCPDDYAAMREVVHRRYSRLLREHRDLPDLVLVDGGKGQLRAAVAALEDLGLNAQPVAAIAKREEILFVKGREDEPLRLDRHSPVLHLIQMIRDEAHRFAITFHRRRREHRDFASELLAIPGIGEIRKNRLLRNLGSLDRIRRASVEELRPFVGEELARRIVAHFSSQRDTGPMSSEAPGD
- a CDS encoding ZIP family metal transporter, translating into MMRETVLYGLLAALANILGGLWITSPGNKVSRTPLTYLLALGAGFLLAAVFLKVIPASLRLPRWHEQMEIPLLLVLGGYLLIQFFEHTVAPHFHFGEETHGEAVLATPAMVAAVGGLAMHTFFDGVAIASSTTVDPRLGLIVFIAIVLHKIPEGFTVASIVLASGRSPQVARSATTVVALATLAGVAAVAAARESVVYALPLSAGVTLYVATSDLIPEINKAERGFMSLVVFGGVALYYATEKVLERVGL